A region of the Pseudomonas anguilliseptica genome:
GTCTTCAAATGGCGTAAACGCTACCAGGAGACCGGTCTGGAGGGGCTGAGTGACCTGCGGCGCAGTGGAGCGCCTCGCAAGCTCAACGAAGCGAAGATCAAGGAAATCCTGACGCTGACGACCCAGCGAGTCCCGCGCGAAGCTACCCACTGGAGCCTACGGTTGATGGCCAAGTACGCTGGGGTCAGCATCTGGCAGGTCGCACAGGTGTGGGCTGCTGCCGACCTCAAGCCGCACCGGTTGAAAACCTTCAAGATCAGTAACGACCCGCACTTTGCAGACAAAGTGGTCGATGTCGTCGGGCTCTATTTGAATCCGCCCGACAACGCCCTGGTGCTATCTGTTGACGAAAAAACACAGATCCAGGCGCTGGACCGCACACAGCCCATGCTGCCGCTCAAGCCCGGGCAGATTGAGCGGCGGACGCATGACTATAAGCGCCACGGTACGGCCAGTCTGTACGCAGCCTTTGACATCCTGACGGGTAAGGTCATCGGCCGTATCACCCAGCGGCACAGGGCCAAGGAGTTTTTGGAGTTCCTTCGACAGATCGACCGCAGCACCCCCGTCGAGCTGGACCTGCA
Encoded here:
- a CDS encoding IS630 family transposase, with the translated sequence MARPAAPFFLSPSDADMLQGWLRMGSLPQSIGQRARILLLLANGLTPKEISEQLQVSAPVVFKWRKRYQETGLEGLSDLRRSGAPRKLNEAKIKEILTLTTQRVPREATHWSLRLMAKYAGVSIWQVAQVWAAADLKPHRLKTFKISNDPHFADKVVDVVGLYLNPPDNALVLSVDEKTQIQALDRTQPMLPLKPGQIERRTHDYKRHGTASLYAAFDILTGKVIGRITQRHRAKEFLEFLRQIDRSTPVELDLHVILDNSSTHKTAAVREWLEKHPRFKLHFTPTSASWLNAVEGWFAQLERRALYRDAFSSVADLRAAIRRFIEAHNEHSARETLKKTS